The Kocuria turfanensis genome contains the following window.
GCGGATCTTCACCTCGCTGTCGGCGCGGCCGAGGTACTCGATCTCGCCGTCGGGCAGCATCCGGCCCAGGTCGCCGGTGCGGTAGATCCGCCCGGCCCGGGGCCCGTCCGGGTGCGGCCGGAAGCGCTCCTCGGTCACGTGCGGGAGGTTGACGTAGCCGCGGGCCACGCCCGGGCCGGCGATGCAGATCTCCCCGGGCTCCCCCTCGGGCACCTCGTTCATCGACTCGTCGAGGATGCGCACCTCGTAGGTGGGCAGGGGCTTGCCGATGGTCACGGGCCGCCCGGGGGTCAGCTCGCCCCACGTGGCGGTCACGGTCCCCTCGGTGGGCCCGTAGGTGTTGAGCATCCGGCGCCCGGGCGTGGACCAGCGCTCCACGAGGTCCGCCGGGCAGGCCTCCCCGCCCACGAGGATGCTGCGGATGCCGGGCAGGTCGTGCTCGAGGGTGGCCAGGACGGTCGGCACGCAGTACAGCACGGAGATCTCCGTGCGCTGCAGGAACTCGGCCAGGCCCTGGCCCAGCCGGGCGTCGTCCGTGGGGCCGGCCACCAGGGCGGCGCCGACGGCCCAGGTGGGCCAGATCTCCTCGATGGAGAAGTCGAAGGCGATGGTCATGCCCTGGTAGACCCGGTCCTCGGGACGGACGTCGTAGACCTCGGGCACGATCTCGATGAAGTTGCAGATGCTCGAGTGCGCGACCTCCACACCCTTGGGGCGCCCGGTCGAGCCCGAGGTGTAGATGATGTAGCAGGTGGGGTCGCCCTCGTGGCGGACCTCCGGCCGGTGGGCGGGCGCCGCGTCGAGCTCATGGTCGATCCGCCCGACGTCGACGACGTCGGCAGCGGCGTCCTCGACCAGGGGCACGAGCTCCGCCGAGGTGAGCAGCAGGGCCAGGTCCGAGTCCTCGGCGATGAACTGCACGCGGTCGGCGGGCAGGTTCGGGTCGATCGGGACGAACGTGGCGCCCGTCTTGAGGACGGCCAGCAGCGACGCGTACAGCATCGTGGAGCGCTGGAGGAGGATGCCCACGCGGTCCCCGGCGGCGAGACCGTAGCTCGCGATCAGGTGGGCCATGCGGTTGGCCAGCTCGTCCAGCTCCGCGTACGTGTAGGTCTGGCCGTCGGCGTGCAGGGCCTGGGCGTGGGGCGTGCGGTCGCAGCTGCGCTCGAAGAAGTGGTGGAGCCGGCTCGGCCTCGTCCCGGCGCCCCGGGCCTCCCGTGCCGGGGAGTCCGGCCTCGGCCGCGCTCCGGCGGCGCCCCCCTTCACCGCAGCCTCGCCCCACAGCACTCGCTCTGCCGACGACCCCCCGTCGCGGCGGTGTGAGCGTTGTGGTGCTGAGGTCATGTCCAACTCCTTTCGATGCGCGGACACCGGTGTTACCGGCAGGTCCGTTCTACGCAGGGGGTTGTTATGCCTTCCTCACGCCGCCGTCACCGCGGCGTTATCGGTGCGTCATCGCCGAGTCGATCCCGGGCGCCGGCGGGGCGCACCGGGCAGGGGCGCGGGCCAGACGTGGGCGAGATCACAGGGCGTGGCCCCGTCCGGAGGGTCGTTTTCGACTGCAATCGCGCGGTTCCCGGACCGGGGAGCGCCGGCGGGAGCGCGTCGCGGCGCGCGCCGAGCCCGGCGCGCGCGTCATCGGGCCTCCCCGGCGGGCACGGCCCCCGGGGGAGAAAAAGGCCCACCGTGTTACCTTTCGTGAATGCTCGGGCGGTCGCGCGGGCACGCGGCGGTCCCGTCCGGGGCGGGGCCCGTCCGGCCCTGTCCCCCTCGCCGGAGCCGTGCGGTGGGCCGTGCGGTGAGCCGTGCGGTGGGCCGTGCGGTGGGCCGTGGTCAGCCGGCCGGGGAGCGGGGAGCGGGCCGGCTGAGCTCGGCGAGGTCGGCCACCGCGGTCGCGCCCACGACGGGGATCCTCGTGGGCCCGCGCTGGCGGCGCCGGTCAGGCGGCCGCGCGGCCCGTCCGGCCGGGCCAGCCCGGCGTCCGGAGCCGGCGCCGGAGCGTGCTGCCGGGCCGTGAGCCGGTGAACTCGCCCTCCGCGCCGCACGCCGCGACCCAGCCGGGGGCGTCCCCGCCGAGCACGTGGGCGGCGCGGGCGTAGGCCTGGGCCTCCACCGCGCTGCGCGCGGCCACCACGACACGGTCCCACGGGCTCTCCGCGGCGGCACCGGTGACCGGGTTGACCAGGGCGCTCCCCGGCCGGGGAAGCACGGCGAGACCGCGGTGGCCCGCCGCCAGGAGGCCGGCCCAGGCGGCGGCGTCCAGGGCCGGGTCCGGACCGGGCCCCGGGGCCGCGGCCAGGGCGGCGGCCCCGGCGGGAGGGCCGGCCACGGCCAGCACCCCGCCGGCGCGGGCGACGAGCCCGTGGCCGGGGAAGGCCTCGGCGAAGAGCTGGGCCGTGCGGTCCGCGGCCCAGGCGTCGGCGACCTCGGCGAGGTCCAGGACGGTGCCCCGCCGCATCCGCAGGCGGCGGGCGGGCAGGTCGAGGTCCAGGTGGGCGATCCCCGGGGCCGGGCGGGCCGGCAGGCCGTCCTGGGCACGCCAGGCGGCGTCGCCGGTGGTGGGGTCGACCAGCCCGCTGGTGAGGCGGGTGGCCTGCAGCGCGGCGGCGAGGACCTGTGCGAGCACGGGACCGACGACCACGTCGACGTCCTCGTGCTCGGCGAAGCGGTTCAGCAGGGACAGCTCCGAGTCGATGCGCTCGGGCGCCACGGCCGCGGAGACCTCGCGGTGGACGCGCTCGGCCAGCCGCCGGGCCTCCTCCTGGAGGTCCGGGGCCGGGGCGCGGACGGTGTCCGGGCTCGGCGCCCCGGGCGGGGTGGGGGTGGACATGGCCGTCTCCTGGCGGTCTCGTGTCGGCGCGTGTCGGAGGACGCGCAAGGCCCTGCGGGACAACGGGCAGGTGGTGCCGAGCATACGCGCGACGGGGACCCTCCGGACGGTGACGTGACCGCTCGTTACCTGACCGTCATCGCGGCGGGCCGGGGCCGCCGCGGCCCGGCCCCCGGCACCGGCGCGCCGTCGGGGATCCCGGCGCCACCGTCCCGCCCGCCGGCCGCCGCGGTCCAGCGCAGCACGTCGGCCGGGCGGTTGGAGGTCAGCTGCTGGACGCCCAGGGCGCGGCACAGGTCCACGTCCCGCGCCGTGTCGATCGTCCAGGCCCGCAGCACGCGTCCGTCGGCGGCCCACCGGCGCACCAGGTCCGGCCGGGCGCGGACGAAGTCGATGCCGGGCCCCACGATGTCCACGAGCCCGGCCGCGATGACGGGCAGCGCCGGGGGCACCACGAGCCGCATCCCGGCGTGCAGCACGGCGGCGGCGGTGCGGTTCACGCGCAGGCTCTCCCGGACCGTGCGGCGGGTGGTGGTCTCCACCAGCTGGCACACGTGCCGGGCGGGCACCGTCTCGAGGAGGTGGCGGACGGCGTCGGGGTGGAAGCTCATCAGCGAGATCGTGACCTGGCCCAGTCGGCCGGTCTCGGGGTCCCACCCCTCGCGCATCAGCACGTTCAGGACCTCCTCCTCGAGCTGGTGGCCGTACGGGCTGGGGTGCTTGGTCTCCACGGCCAGGCCCACGGGCCGGCCGGCCCCGCGCAGCAGGTCCAGCAGCTCCGGCAGGGTCAGCAGCTGGCGGTCGCGGGACCCGTGGCCCGGCGGGATCGGCACGCCCTTCCAGGACACCCAGTCGAGGCGGCGCAGCTCGGCGAGCGTGCGCGCCGAGACGGGTCCGCGGCCGTCGCTCGTGCGCCCGAGCTGGGCGTCGTGGTGGAGGACGAGGTGGCGGTCCCGGGTCAGGTGGACGTCGCACTCCACGCCGTCCGCCCCGTCCAGCAGCGCCTGGACGTAGGCGGCCCGGGTGTGCTCCGGATAGGCGGCGCTGGATCCCCGGTGGGCGTAGACGATCGGTCGCACGGCGCTCCCTCGGCTCCTGGCGGGGCGGTGGCCCCGCTCCCGGCGCCAGAGTAGGGAGGCGCGGTGAACGGGTCACCACGTCCGGGCGGATGCGTCGTGAACGACGACGACGCCCCGCCGGAGGGCGGGGCGTCGTCGGAGCGGGGACCGGTGCGGCGGCTACTTCCCGCCGGAGATCTCGCCGTGGGCGGCCGTGTCCGGGGTGCCGTCCTCGCCGCCGAACCGGGGGGCCCGCTCGGAGAGGGCGAGCTCGGCCGGGAAGGTGGCGGGCAGCGGCCCGAACGCCTCGTGGGTCGCGGTGATGACCTGCTTGGACATGGCCAGGTTCGCGCCCCCGCCGACGATCGCGCCGACGCCGAACGGCAGGGCCCGGCCGAACACGGCTCCGGTCTGCCGGAGCAGGAAGCGCTTGACGAACATGTTGCGGATGACCCGGCTGACGTCGAAGGTCTTCGAGTCGTCCTTGCCCATCATCAGGCCCCAGGACGACACCATGCCCTTGCCCTTGGTGCCGCTGGCCAGGATCTGGTTCATGACCTGCCGGCCGTCCTCGCCGAGCATGAGGGCCATGACCATGGTGCGGGTCTTCTCGGGGTCCTCGGTGTGCACCCCGTGCAGCTCGGCGATGGCCTGGGCGTAGAGGGCGGTGGCCTCGAGGTAGCCGACCACCGCGAAGGAGGACAGCCCCAGGGAGGCGACGGTGCCGACGCCGGGGACCACCGCGGTGGCGCCGACCGCGCCGCCCTCGACGGTGACGGAGCGGACGTAGATCTTCTCCAGGCGCCGGGCCAGCTGCTCGGGCGTCTCGTCGGGGTACTTGGCGCGCACCTTCTTCACGAACGCGAGCACGACCGGGCGCTGGGCGCGCAGGACGGTGTCCAGGAACTTGTTCATGGCCGGCTTGGGCTTGCCGTGCTCGTCGAAGGCCGAGCTCAGGGGGTTCAGGTCCATGGGGTGCTCTCCTCGTGGAATGCCGGGACGGTGGTCTGCGGCCCACTATATGCACAGCCCACTGAGCAGGAGCCGGGATTCGCCGACGGCGGAGGTGCGGACCCTCAGTCCCCCGGCAGCAGGGAGACCGAGGGGTCGACCCGCTGGAAGGAGTCCGGGAACTCGGCGCGCAGCCGGACGAGCTCGCGGGCGAAGGCGTCCAGGTCCCGGTCCTCCTGGCTCACCGGGTGCCACTGCCGGGCGGGCAGGGCGTGGCCGGCGTCGTCGAGGGCGACCATGACCATGAGGCAGTTGGTCGTCAGCTGGAGCTCGCCGGTGGCGGGGTCCCCGGACCAGCAGTTGACGGAGATGTGCAGGCCGCGGGCCGCGGTGTGGATCAGCCGCGCCCGGACCTCCACGAGGTGGCCGATGTGCATGGGCCGGTAGAAGCGGACCCCGCCCGCGTACACGGCGATGACCGGGCGCCCGGCCCACCGGGACCCGCACACGAACGCGGCCTCGTCGATCCAGCGCATGGCCGTGCCGCCGTGCACCTTCCCGCCCCAGTTGATGTCCGTGGGGGCGGCGAGGAAGCGCAGCACCGTCTCCTCGGCCGTGCCCTCGTCGGTGTACTTCTGCTCCGCCATCAGCGCCTCGATGCTGTTGCGCAGCTCGATCCGCCGCTTCGTCACCGCCTGCTGCCGGCGCTCGTGCTCGGTCTCGGGCGTCCACTGCGGGACCGGGGTGGGGCGGCCGTCCCCGTCGACGGCCACCATGATGATCAGGCAGGTGTCCCGCAGGGTGACCCCCTGCTCGCGCGGGTCCGCGGAGGCCACCTCGACCCGGATGTGCATCGAGGAGCGGCCGGTGTGCACGATCTTCGCGGCGACCTCGACCATGTCCCCCACGCTGACCGGGCGGTCGAAGTGGATGTTGCCCACGTAGGCGGTGACGCAGTAGGCCCGCGACCAGCCGACGGCGCACGCGTACGCGGCCTTGTCGATCCACTCCAGCACGCGCCCGCCGTCCACGGTGCCGGTGCGCCCGGCGTCGGTCGGGGCGGCGAGGAAGCGGAGCACAGCGGTGTCACGGGCGGCCATGGCACCAGTGTGGCACGGCCGCCCCGGGCCGGGGCTCACCGGGTGAACGGCGCCCAGGCGTTGAGCCGGCGGAGCATGTCCGACTTCTTGTGCGCGTGCCCCTCCATGCGCACCAGGATGTCGTCGAGCGCCTCGATCGCGTCCACCACGAACGGCCCCTTGTTGAGCATCACGCACTCGGCGCGCTGGCCCATCGCCGCGTCGGTGACCTCGGCCCGGGAGGGCAGGCCCTTCTTGGCCAGCGACTCGAGCACCTGGGTGGCCCACACGACCGGGACGTGCCCGGCCTCGCACAGCCACAGGATCTCCTCCTGCACCTCGGCGAGCCGTTCGAAGCCGGCCTCGACCGCGAGGTCCCCGCGGGCGATCATCACGCCCACGTCCTGCCAGCGCATCGCCTCCAGGAGCATCAGCGGCAGCGCCTGGAAGCCGCCCACCGTCTCGATCTTGAGGGTGATGTCCAGCTCGCGGCGGCCGACGGCCTCCAGCTCCTCCAGCAGGTTGGTCACGTCCTGGCGCGAGCGCACGAAGGACATGTTGACGGCGTCGGCGTGCTCGGCCACGAAGGGCAGGTGCGCGCGGTCCTCGTCGGTGAGCGCCGAGATCCGCAGGTCGGTCTCGGGCAGGTTGATGCCCTTCCGCGCCCGCAGCTTCGCGCCGCCGGGAGCGGCCTGCAGCACCGCGAGCTCGATCTCCTCGGGGGACACGGCGGTGATCCGGCACCGGATCTTCCCGTCGTCGAGCCACACGGGCTGCCCCTCCCGGGCGTCGGTGAAGGCCTCGGGCAGCGAGCAGCCGATCCGGTGCGGCCCCTGCGCCCGGACCGGGGCGGGGGCCATGTCACGGGTCAGCACGAGCACGTCACCGGTGCGCACGCGCAGGAACTGCTCGACCGCGGGCAGCTCGCCGAGCACGCCCTCGGTGCCGTCCTCCGCCTCGACGGCCAGGCCCGTGGCGAAGTACACGGTCTTGGAGCACTCCACCAGCACGCCCGGACCGGTCGCCTCCAGCACCCGCAGCGTCCGCCCGGAGCCGCGCGCGTCCTTCAGCCGCAGCCTCTCCCCCGGCACGCGCGCCGCGGTCCAGGCGGGGTCGGCCACGGGAACGGCCGGGGCGTCGTCGTCCACCCCCGGGTCCGGGTCCCCCAGCCAGAGGCGGGCCGGTGCGGTGACCCGGCCGCGGCTGTCCCGGACCGGCTTGATCTTCTCGACCTGCGGGCCCGGCTCGACCGGCCCGGTGCGCAGCTTGGGCCCGGCGAGGTCCATCGCCACGCGCACCTCGTGCCCGGTCGCGCGCTCGGCCGCCCGCACGTGCCCGATCATGGCCTCCCACTGCTCGGGGCCGTCGTGCGCGCAGTTGATCCGGGCCACGTCCATCCCGGCGCGGACCATGGACTCGACGAGACGACGGTCCCCGGCCGCCTCCGAGGGCAGGGTCACCATGATGCGGGTGCGCCGGTCCTCGCGGCCCGGTCCCAGCAGGGCGGCGGTGTTGCGGCGCAGGACCTCGGTCCCGGGCAGCTCGGGCTCCTCGAGGGGGACCCCGGGGTCGGGGGCGGCGAAGGCCTCGTCGGTGCGGGCCGCGAGCACCTGCAGGGTCTCCACCACGGCGGTCAGGTGCGTCATGACGCCCGCCTCCATCCGCCCGAGCGAGGACACGCCCAGACGGCTGAGGTCCCGCTGCAGGTCCCGGACGTCCTGGCTGCGCACGGCCACGTAGTCCACGAGGTTCAGGGCGGAGCGGCGGTGGCGGGGGGTCACCCGCTCCAGCTCCGGCACCGCGGCGCGGCGGGCCGCGGCGACCACCTCGACGAGGGCGAGGAGGCGGTCGAGCAGCTCCGCGGCGCGCTCCTGCCGGGCGGTCATCGCCGGCCCCCGGGGACCACGTCGACCCACACGGGGCGGTGGTCGGAGGTCGGGAACGGGTGCTCGCCGGTCAGCTCGGCGCCGGGCTCGCCGGGGACGGGCCAGAACACCCCGGCGCCGGTGACCCGCAGGTTCCGCGAGGGCAGCACGTAGTCGGCGCGCAGGTTGCCGGGGGCGGGGTCGTCGGCGAAGTCCGCGGTGTCGTGGGCGGGGTCGGAGCGGTGGGCGAGGTTCGCCCCGCCCTGCCGGGCGGCGGCCTCGGGGCCGCCGGCGGAGGCGGGCAGGGGGTCCTGCACGCGCGGGTGCTCCAGGAGCTGCTGGATCGCCCCGGGCCACGAGTCGCCGTCGAGGGGGTCCGCGTTCTGGTCGCCCATCACCACGAAGCGCTCCCCCGGCCGCAGCCCGCCGCGCACCCCCTCGTCGTCGTAGACGTACGACGACGCGGCGGGGCCGCGCACGTAGTCGGCCCAGAACCGGATCTCGTCGGCGTTGCGCCGGCCGTTGCGGTCCTCGGGCCCGTCGAAGGTCGGCGGGGTCGGGTGGGACGCCAGCACGTGCACCGTCGTGCTCCCGATGCGCACCGGAACGTCCCAGTGGGACTTGCTGGACAGCCGCAGCTGCTCCGCGTGCCCGGGGGCGTAGTGCTCCGCGGGCAGGCGGCTGCCGGGCATGTCCGCCCACCGGAAGTCCCGGAAGGTGCGGATCCCGTCGGTGTCGAGCGGGTGCTTCGAGTAGAGGACCATGCCGTACTGGCCGGGGAAGAGCCCGAAGCCCCACGCGTCGTCGGGCCCGCCCACGACCCCGTCCCGGTTCAGGTCCAGCCCCGAGGGCTCCCCCGTGTTCACCGGGGCGGTGTAGACGTACGGGTAGTGCACGGGGTCCTGGCCGCGCTGCGGGACCTCCAGGTAGTTCGTGCGGAACAGCTCCGCCGAGCGGCCCGCCGCGTCGTGGTCGAACTCGTTGAGGAGCAGCACGTCCGGGGCGGTCCGCTGGACCACCTCGGCCACCGCCCGCGCCTGGGCGTCGCCCGGGGTGGCGAGGTCCTGCTGCAGCTGCCCCGGGGACGCGCGGTTGAGGGACGCGTTGTACGTCATGAAGCGCACCGGGTCCTGTGCCGCCACGGCCTGCTCCCTCCCGTGCCCGGGGGCCCGGTCGTGGCCCTGCGCCCGGGCCGGGCCCTCTCCGGCGGCGGCCGGGAGGCCGGCGCCCATCAGGAGCGCCGCGAGCCCCACCGCCGCCGTCGATCTGCTCGGTCCCAATGATCCTCCTCGTCCGCCCGGCTGTCAGCGACGACCGTAGCGGGTCCGGGCGAACAGCGGTTGAACGGAGGTCGGCTCAGGCGGCGCGGGCGACGGGTGACCGGCGCAGGCGGTAGCCGTGGACCGGGACGAGCCGGCGGGCGCCGGTCCCCGCCTCCAGGATCCAGAGCAGGCCCAGGTGCGGGGCGGACTGGCCCACGGTGCCCACGTGGCAGCGGGTGCCCTGCTCCCACACCTCGATCCGGTCACCGGGCCGGATCAGGGCCGGGTCCCGGACCCAGGTCTCGTCGGCCGGGTTCGCGCCGACCGGGTTCGCGCCGACCGGGTTCGCGCCGACCGGGTTCGCGCCGACCGGGTTCGCCTCGGCCGGGTTGGCGTCGGCCGGGTTGGCGTCGGCCGGAGACGCGACGGGGACGGCGCCGACGGGGACGGTGCCGGCGGGGGCGGTGTCGAGGGTGGAGCCGGCGGGGATGGTGTGGCCGGCGGGGGCGGGAAGAGCGGTCATGGGGCACGTCCTCTCGGGGCCCGGCCCTGTGGGAGCCGGGGCCGTCGACTGCGGTTTCGTCGGACGTCCCCAGGATCGTCCGCCGATGTGGCCGGGACGTTTCGGTCCGGTTGACGGGCCGTGCCGCCACGCCGGGAGGCCTGTGAGATCGGCCACGGGCCGTTAGGCTCGTGCGGACACCGCGCCCGTCCCCGGCGCCGGCCCGCCACCGGAAGGACCCACCGTGAGCAGCTCGCAGAACACCGGTCCCGAGAGGACCAGCTCGGAGAGGACCAGCTCGGAGAGGACCGACCCGCAGAGGATCAACTCGGAGAACATCAGGACCTACGTGGAGCGCATGGCCTCGGACGCGCCCGCCCCCGGCGGCGGCGCCGCCGGGGCGCTGCAGGCGGCGCTGGGCGCGGCCCTGCTCGCGATGTCCGCGCGGTACTCCACCGGCTCGGAGCACGCGGCGGACGCGGCCGCCCGCGCCGAGGAGCTGATCCCGGCCGCGCTGCGGCTCGCCGACGCGGACGCGGAGGCCTTCGGGGAGCTCTCCGCGGCGTTCGGGCTGCCCCGGGACACCGACGAGCAGCGGGCCGCCCGGTCGCGGGCGGTGCAGGAGGCCACCGCGGGTGCGGCCCGGCCGCCGCAGGAGCTGATCGGCGTGGGCGCGGACGTCCTGGGCCTGGCCCGGGAGCTGAACGGCTGGTGCAACCCCAACGTGCTCAGCGACGTCGCGGCGGCCGTGGAGGCCGCCCGCGCCGCCGTCGCGACCGCGCTGGTCACCCTGGAGATCAACGTCCGGTCGCTGAAGGACGAGGCCGTGGTGGAGCAGCTGCGGGCGGAGGTGGCCCGCGGCGAGCGGGCCGTCGAGGACGCCGCGGAGCTCAGCCGGCGGATCCGGGAGCGGGTTCAGGACTGAGCGCGGGCCGGCGCACCCCGAAGGACCCGGCCACCGCCAGCAGCGAGATGATCCCGCCGCACAGGAAGGCGCTGCGCACGCCGGCCTCGGTGGCCTCGGGCCCCGAGGCCCCGGCGGCCGCGGCGCCGGCGGCTCCCAGGGTCAGGACGGTGACGAACAGGGCCGTGCCCGCGGCCCCCGCCACCTGCTGCAGGGTGCCCACCATGGCGGAGCCGTGCGAGTACAGCCGCTCCGGCAGGGAGCCCAGGCCCGCGGTGAACAGCGGGGTGAACATCAGGGCCAGGCCCGTGCTGAGCACCACGTGGGCGAGCAGCACCATCGGCACCGGCGTGGCCGCCGAGGTGGACGCCAGGTACCACAGGGACCCGCTCAGCAGGACCGAGCCCGGCACCAGCAGCACGGTGGGGCCCGAGCGGTCGTAGACCCGCCCGACGACGGGCGCGAGCAGGCCCATGACGAGCCCGCCGGGCAGCAGCAGCAGGCCCGTGCCCAGGGGGTCGAGGCCGTGCACGGTCTGCAGGTAGATGGGCAGCACGATCAGCGTGCCGAAGAGGGCCATCATGCTGACGGAGAGCACCGCCGTGGACGCGGTGAACACCCGGGACCGGAACGTCCGCAGGTCCAGCAGGGCCCGGTCCGCGCGCTGCAGCCGGGTCTGGCGCCGCACGAACACGGCCAGTGCCGCCAGCCCCGCGGCCAGGGGGGCCCACGCCGGGACGGCGGCCTCCCCGCCCTCGCCGAGCGTGCTCAGGCCGTAGACCAGCCCGCCGAAGCCCAGCGCCGAGAGCGCCACGGAGACCACGTCCAGCGGCGCCGGGCGGGGCTCGGTGACGTTCTGCATCCGCCACGCGCCCAGCAGCAGGGAGCCCACCGCGATGGGCAGCACCAGGATGAACATCCACCGCCACTCGAGCACGCTGAGGATGACGCCCGAGATGGTCGGTCCCACGGCGGGGGCCACCGAGATGACGATGGAGATGTTGCCCATGACCCGCCCGCGACCGGCCGGCGGCACCAGGGTCAGGACCGTGGTCATCAGCAGCGGCATCATGATGGCGGTGCCGCAGGCCTGCACCACCCGACCGGCGAGCAGGGTCCCGAACCCGGGCGCGGCCGCGCAGACGAGCGTGCCGAGGCTGAACAGGGTCATGGCGGTCAGGAACACGGGGCGGGTGTGCAGGCGCTGGAGCAGGAACCCCGTCACCGGGATGACCACGGCCATGGTGAGCATGAAGGCGGTGGTCAGCCACTGGCCGGCGACCGCCGTGACGGAGAGGTCGGCCATGAGGCGGGGCAGGGCCACGCCCATGATCGTCTCGTTGAGGATCACCACGAACGTGGAGACGAGCAGCAGCCCGATGACCAGGCGGTTGCGGGCGGAGTGGTCGGTGCCCGCGGCGGCGGCACCGGTGTCCGGGACGCCGGCGGTGGGGGCGGGGGCGGGGGCCGGCGTGGTCTCGGACACGGGGACGTCGGGGCTCATGGGCGGGGGATCCTTCGGGACGCAGCAGGGGTACACCGGTGCAGCCGCCCCACGCCCCGGTTCATTCCCGCCGGGGACGTGACAATGGGCTCATGCGCAGATATCTCAAGGACGCCGGCGTGCACGCCGAGATCATCCCGGACGGCTTCACCGAGGGCGGGTTCGTCCTGTCCATCGGCGGGGCCGAGCAGTCCCACGTGAACCTCGCCCACCCGGAGGAGATCTTCTACGAGTACCTGCGGCGGATCGCCAACGTCGTCGACGTCGTGGCGGCGCCGGGCGCGCCGGTCACCGCGGTGCACCTGGGCGCCGGGGCGCTGACCCTGGCCCGGTACGTGGCGGCGACCCGGCCCGGATCGCCGCAGGCGGCCGTGGAGCTGGAGCGGGAGCTGCCCGCGTTCGTGCTCGAGGCGCTGCCCCTGCCCGCGGGGGCGGAGGTGCGCGTGGTCGTCGACGACGCCCGGGCCGCGCTGCCGCAGGTCGTGGCCCCCGGGACCGCCGACCTGGTGGTCCTCGACGTCTTCTCGGGCCGGGACGCCCCCGGGCACCTCACGCAGCCGTCCTTCTACGCCGAGGCCGCCGGGCTGCTGGCGCCGGGCGGCGTGCTCGTCGTGAACGTGGGCGACGACCCCGGGCTGGGCTTCTTCGCCGGCCAGGCCCGGGCCGTGCGCTCGGCGTTCGCGGACGTGTGGTGCCTGGCCGAGGAGCGGCTGCTCACCGGCCG
Protein-coding sequences here:
- a CDS encoding cyclodeaminase/cyclohydrolase family protein — translated: MSSSQNTGPERTSSERTSSERTDPQRINSENIRTYVERMASDAPAPGGGAAGALQAALGAALLAMSARYSTGSEHAADAAARAEELIPAALRLADADAEAFGELSAAFGLPRDTDEQRAARSRAVQEATAGAARPPQELIGVGADVLGLARELNGWCNPNVLSDVAAAVEAARAAVATALVTLEINVRSLKDEAVVEQLRAEVARGERAVEDAAELSRRIRERVQD
- a CDS encoding pyruvate kinase; protein product: MTARQERAAELLDRLLALVEVVAAARRAAVPELERVTPRHRRSALNLVDYVAVRSQDVRDLQRDLSRLGVSSLGRMEAGVMTHLTAVVETLQVLAARTDEAFAAPDPGVPLEEPELPGTEVLRRNTAALLGPGREDRRTRIMVTLPSEAAGDRRLVESMVRAGMDVARINCAHDGPEQWEAMIGHVRAAERATGHEVRVAMDLAGPKLRTGPVEPGPQVEKIKPVRDSRGRVTAPARLWLGDPDPGVDDDAPAVPVADPAWTAARVPGERLRLKDARGSGRTLRVLEATGPGVLVECSKTVYFATGLAVEAEDGTEGVLGELPAVEQFLRVRTGDVLVLTRDMAPAPVRAQGPHRIGCSLPEAFTDAREGQPVWLDDGKIRCRITAVSPEEIELAVLQAAPGGAKLRARKGINLPETDLRISALTDEDRAHLPFVAEHADAVNMSFVRSRQDVTNLLEELEAVGRRELDITLKIETVGGFQALPLMLLEAMRWQDVGVMIARGDLAVEAGFERLAEVQEEILWLCEAGHVPVVWATQVLESLAKKGLPSRAEVTDAAMGQRAECVMLNKGPFVVDAIEALDDILVRMEGHAHKKSDMLRRLNAWAPFTR
- a CDS encoding MDR family MFS transporter is translated as MSPDVPVSETTPAPAPAPTAGVPDTGAAAAGTDHSARNRLVIGLLLVSTFVVILNETIMGVALPRLMADLSVTAVAGQWLTTAFMLTMAVVIPVTGFLLQRLHTRPVFLTAMTLFSLGTLVCAAAPGFGTLLAGRVVQACGTAIMMPLLMTTVLTLVPPAGRGRVMGNISIVISVAPAVGPTISGVILSVLEWRWMFILVLPIAVGSLLLGAWRMQNVTEPRPAPLDVVSVALSALGFGGLVYGLSTLGEGGEAAVPAWAPLAAGLAALAVFVRRQTRLQRADRALLDLRTFRSRVFTASTAVLSVSMMALFGTLIVLPIYLQTVHGLDPLGTGLLLLPGGLVMGLLAPVVGRVYDRSGPTVLLVPGSVLLSGSLWYLASTSAATPVPMVLLAHVVLSTGLALMFTPLFTAGLGSLPERLYSHGSAMVGTLQQVAGAAGTALFVTVLTLGAAGAAAAGASGPEATEAGVRSAFLCGGIISLLAVAGSFGVRRPALSPEPAPGSAG
- a CDS encoding endonuclease/exonuclease/phosphatase family protein yields the protein MGPSRSTAAVGLAALLMGAGLPAAAGEGPARAQGHDRAPGHGREQAVAAQDPVRFMTYNASLNRASPGQLQQDLATPGDAQARAVAEVVQRTAPDVLLLNEFDHDAAGRSAELFRTNYLEVPQRGQDPVHYPYVYTAPVNTGEPSGLDLNRDGVVGGPDDAWGFGLFPGQYGMVLYSKHPLDTDGIRTFRDFRWADMPGSRLPAEHYAPGHAEQLRLSSKSHWDVPVRIGSTTVHVLASHPTPPTFDGPEDRNGRRNADEIRFWADYVRGPAASSYVYDDEGVRGGLRPGERFVVMGDQNADPLDGDSWPGAIQQLLEHPRVQDPLPASAGGPEAAARQGGANLAHRSDPAHDTADFADDPAPGNLRADYVLPSRNLRVTGAGVFWPVPGEPGAELTGEHPFPTSDHRPVWVDVVPGGRR
- a CDS encoding glycerophosphodiester phosphodiesterase: MRPIVYAHRGSSAAYPEHTRAAYVQALLDGADGVECDVHLTRDRHLVLHHDAQLGRTSDGRGPVSARTLAELRRLDWVSWKGVPIPPGHGSRDRQLLTLPELLDLLRGAGRPVGLAVETKHPSPYGHQLEEEVLNVLMREGWDPETGRLGQVTISLMSFHPDAVRHLLETVPARHVCQLVETTTRRTVRESLRVNRTAAAVLHAGMRLVVPPALPVIAAGLVDIVGPGIDFVRARPDLVRRWAADGRVLRAWTIDTARDVDLCRALGVQQLTSNRPADVLRWTAAAGGRDGGAGIPDGAPVPGAGPRRPRPAAMTVR
- a CDS encoding FAD:protein FMN transferase, coding for MSTPTPPGAPSPDTVRAPAPDLQEEARRLAERVHREVSAAVAPERIDSELSLLNRFAEHEDVDVVVGPVLAQVLAAALQATRLTSGLVDPTTGDAAWRAQDGLPARPAPGIAHLDLDLPARRLRMRRGTVLDLAEVADAWAADRTAQLFAEAFPGHGLVARAGGVLAVAGPPAGAAALAAAPGPGPDPALDAAAWAGLLAAGHRGLAVLPRPGSALVNPVTGAAAESPWDRVVVAARSAVEAQAYARAAHVLGGDAPGWVAACGAEGEFTGSRPGSTLRRRLRTPGWPGRTGRAAA
- a CDS encoding spermidine synthase is translated as MRRYLKDAGVHAEIIPDGFTEGGFVLSIGGAEQSHVNLAHPEEIFYEYLRRIANVVDVVAAPGAPVTAVHLGAGALTLARYVAATRPGSPQAAVELERELPAFVLEALPLPAGAEVRVVVDDARAALPQVVAPGTADLVVLDVFSGRDAPGHLTQPSFYAEAAGLLAPGGVLVVNVGDDPGLGFFAGQARAVRSAFADVWCLAEERLLTGRYPGNLVLVAGRRPLPREWADAFAAAGPHPAGVLDGLGLEELLARL
- a CDS encoding acyl-CoA thioesterase, which translates into the protein MAARDTAVLRFLAAPTDAGRTGTVDGGRVLEWIDKAAYACAVGWSRAYCVTAYVGNIHFDRPVSVGDMVEVAAKIVHTGRSSMHIRVEVASADPREQGVTLRDTCLIIMVAVDGDGRPTPVPQWTPETEHERRQQAVTKRRIELRNSIEALMAEQKYTDEGTAEETVLRFLAAPTDINWGGKVHGGTAMRWIDEAAFVCGSRWAGRPVIAVYAGGVRFYRPMHIGHLVEVRARLIHTAARGLHISVNCWSGDPATGELQLTTNCLMVMVALDDAGHALPARQWHPVSQEDRDLDAFARELVRLRAEFPDSFQRVDPSVSLLPGD